From a single Pirellulaceae bacterium genomic region:
- a CDS encoding hemolysin III family protein has product MQSNLNISRHDQQASNDRQVSVQRGLDRHGPAPVLHGEEWANALTHAVAALVGILGAVIMARGAVGQPLMTKLCCLAFVFSSVAVFVASALSHHWIHHPRLLRHLRAWDQGLIYVMISGTYTPMIWAYSAPSVRSWLLMAIWIAAAVGFHAKVIAHHRVNSMSTVSYLMLGWLPSLGLIGRVPGGLLVWMLVGGSLYVLGVWLLINDKKIKYLHAAWHTCVVAASTCHFLGVYQYVAQGV; this is encoded by the coding sequence ATGCAATCCAATCTAAACATTAGCCGACACGATCAACAAGCATCCAACGATCGACAAGTGTCCGTTCAGCGCGGGCTGGATCGACATGGTCCGGCACCTGTGCTGCACGGTGAGGAGTGGGCCAATGCACTGACTCATGCTGTCGCGGCCTTGGTCGGGATATTGGGGGCCGTGATTATGGCGCGTGGTGCTGTTGGCCAACCGCTGATGACAAAACTGTGTTGCTTGGCCTTCGTGTTTTCTTCGGTGGCGGTGTTTGTGGCATCGGCCTTGTCGCACCATTGGATACACCACCCGCGTTTGCTGCGTCATCTGCGCGCATGGGATCAAGGGTTGATTTATGTCATGATTTCGGGCACCTACACGCCGATGATCTGGGCTTATTCTGCGCCGTCGGTGCGATCCTGGCTGCTCATGGCGATTTGGATTGCGGCGGCCGTCGGCTTCCATGCCAAGGTGATCGCGCACCATCGCGTTAATTCAATGAGCACAGTCAGCTATCTCATGCTGGGTTGGTTGCCTTCGCTTGGCTTGATCGGCAGGGTACCGGGCGGGCTGCTGGTGTGGATGCTGGTGGGAGGTAGTCTGTATGTGTTAGGCGTGTGGCTGCTGATCAACGACAAGAAGATCAAATATCTCCACGCTGCTTGGCACACCTGCGTCGTAGCCGCTTCCACCTGCCATTTCCTGGGCGTCTATCAGTACGTGGCTCAGGGTGTTTAA
- a CDS encoding HEAT repeat domain-containing protein: MHSRLLIAVLLVATTGCHDGILYQMKRANPYYRAEWKRDQKLGTTFVQRQNELKLLSSSIASMSPEQQAEWSGRLEQLIAHDPSAEMRAEAVRIIAKIPGESTLRALNMASTDKSEKVRLVACQAWRDVGGDAAKDMLLTLVNNSNEGVNVRQTAIESLSAFDSEEVRQTLTRLLDDRNPAIQYHTVQSLRKMTGRDYEGDLQAWKDYMQGQDVPEPAGSIAKTLSDFLPIKR, translated from the coding sequence ATGCATAGTCGCTTGCTTATCGCAGTACTTCTTGTCGCAACCACAGGCTGCCATGATGGCATCCTGTACCAAATGAAACGCGCTAATCCATACTATCGTGCGGAATGGAAACGCGATCAGAAATTGGGCACGACTTTTGTGCAACGACAGAATGAATTGAAGCTGCTGAGCAGCTCAATAGCTTCCATGTCTCCCGAACAGCAGGCCGAGTGGTCCGGTAGGTTGGAACAGCTGATTGCCCACGATCCCAGTGCGGAAATGCGTGCCGAAGCGGTTCGCATTATCGCGAAGATTCCCGGCGAGTCGACGCTGCGAGCTCTGAACATGGCTTCAACAGATAAATCGGAGAAGGTCCGCCTGGTGGCCTGTCAAGCTTGGCGTGACGTGGGTGGTGATGCCGCTAAGGACATGTTGCTAACACTGGTGAACAATTCCAACGAGGGTGTCAACGTCAGGCAGACGGCCATTGAAAGTCTGTCCGCCTTCGATTCTGAAGAGGTCCGCCAAACGTTGACCCGGTTGCTGGACGATCGCAATCCGGCGATCCAATACCATACGGTTCAAAGCCTGAGGAAAATGACGGGGCGCGACTACGAAGGGGATCTCCAGGCGTGGAAGGACTACATGCAAGGGCAAGATGTTCCCGAACCTGCTGGATCGATCGCTAAAACCTTGAGTGATTTCTTGCCCATTAAACGCTAA
- a CDS encoding intradiol ring-cleavage dioxygenase, with translation MAGATASLFAAGAFAQELAETPKFTEGPFYPDRLPLDTDNDLLLLNDSITPAIGQITHLTGRVLSNSGSPIRNAFVEIWQCDQNGAYLHSGTSNKDRRDLNFQGYGRFLTDSKGQYYFRTIKPVAYPGRTPHIHVAVSQHGQRILTTQMFVSGYEQNLKDGLYRSIKDDQARKNVTIDFTPIADSKIQELSAHFEIVLGATPVESADGQLLGLPQRSKG, from the coding sequence ATGGCGGGAGCTACTGCGAGTCTGTTCGCAGCCGGGGCGTTCGCCCAGGAGCTGGCGGAGACGCCAAAATTCACCGAAGGTCCGTTTTATCCCGATCGGTTACCGCTGGATACCGACAATGATCTGTTGTTGCTGAACGACTCGATCACGCCTGCGATCGGCCAGATAACGCACCTGACCGGAAGGGTACTCAGTAACAGCGGCTCTCCAATTCGCAACGCCTTCGTAGAAATCTGGCAGTGCGATCAAAATGGAGCTTACTTGCACAGCGGCACCAGCAACAAGGACCGGCGCGACCTAAATTTTCAGGGCTACGGACGCTTTTTGACGGACTCGAAGGGACAGTATTATTTCCGCACAATCAAGCCTGTAGCGTATCCTGGTCGAACGCCGCATATCCATGTGGCGGTCAGTCAGCACGGTCAGCGGATCCTCACCACACAAATGTTCGTCAGCGGCTACGAACAGAACTTGAAGGACGGCCTGTATCGGTCGATCAAAGACGATCAGGCTCGCAAAAACGTGACCATTGACTTTACACCCATCGCCGATTCAAAGATTCAAGAGTTGTCAGCTCATTTCGAAATCGTTCTCGGAGCCACCCCAGTCGAATCTGCCGATGGTCAGCTTCTTGGATTGCCGCAGCGGTCTAAAGGCTAA
- a CDS encoding PSD1 domain-containing protein, whose amino-acid sequence MFFWPVSILGAVFWSSLSGARAEEPEIQFSRDIRPILSAACFKCHGFDQATRQAELRLDTAQTAATVLDAEQPLESEFWKRVTSSDPEAVMPPADQQRQLTDEEKSLLQRWLAAGAKYQGHWSLEPIAKPAPPATDQRWPAWQSNPVDRFVLTTQLGSGTHPLEEASRETLIRRVALTLTGLPPTLQELDTYLSDSSSDAYQRMVDRYLDSPHYGEEMARHWLDVARYGDTHGLHLDNVRQIWAYRDWVVQAFNSNLPFDQFTIQQLAGDLLPEPSQGQMIASGFNRCNVTTGEGGAIDDEFRFRYAVDRATTTFQAWMGITGGCAVCHDHKYDPISMRDFYSLYAFFYSMSDPPMDGNIEFTPPYLSLATAEQKAELERLRLAIEAADSELQRHAADAASQWESWQAARAQAPVRPVYDVWLDDNLPLGSSGSNTSRNAEHWVSAEELAPPLGNRSLVMSYGDLHDQKINGGLVPRVIPQNPLLEFWIRVDDLHPPRAVMIELVTQRGSRRYAMGDVSALGKGTFNDDNNVRLSDLPASGRWTRIEVGAEQLNIEPGTTIQSITLAQFGGIVWWDAVGIRGSGPAEDDPRHQLSAWLNFVKGKDVPVVPGPVAEALKRPPKKADPPSGDGKLVESDGDSQGIEFQIRTQFIKHIARDVPSHVARARATWQRLNEARRSLESAIPGTIISGELAEPLQAHIMLRGQYNQPGDPVQPGTPGCMPPMGETAQARRLTRLDLAQWLMRDDHPLTARVTVNRFWQQVFGTGLVSTSDDFGMQGAAPSHPQLLDWLAADFRDSHWDVKRLMRTLVLSATFRQSSSADAVRWQQDPDNRWLARGPRVRLEAEQIRDLSLAASGLINLKLGGPGFLTYQPPNIWEPVGYANSNTRYYLRDRGNDIYRRSLYAFVKRTAPPPFMANFDAPSREMFCTRRQRSNTPLQALQLMNDVQHVEAARQLATRVLQYAAPQTADRIDMMFRLALARFPDEREQAELAQLLAEFEQRFAEHPPQAAELIHFGQAAPPEHLPATQLASYTLLANLIFNLDETVTRN is encoded by the coding sequence TTGTTTTTTTGGCCAGTCAGCATTCTTGGCGCTGTGTTTTGGTCGAGCCTAAGTGGTGCCCGGGCTGAAGAACCGGAGATTCAGTTTAGCCGCGACATTCGGCCGATCTTGAGCGCGGCGTGTTTTAAGTGTCACGGCTTTGATCAGGCGACGCGGCAAGCCGAACTGCGTTTGGATACGGCGCAGACGGCTGCGACCGTGCTTGATGCCGAGCAGCCGCTGGAAAGCGAATTCTGGAAGCGCGTTACCAGCAGCGATCCAGAGGCCGTGATGCCGCCGGCCGACCAACAGCGACAATTGACCGATGAAGAAAAGAGTCTGCTGCAGCGCTGGCTTGCAGCCGGGGCCAAGTATCAAGGCCATTGGTCGCTGGAGCCCATCGCCAAACCAGCCCCCCCCGCCACCGATCAGCGCTGGCCAGCCTGGCAATCCAATCCAGTCGATCGTTTCGTGCTGACAACGCAACTGGGCAGTGGTACCCATCCGCTGGAGGAAGCTTCCCGCGAAACATTGATACGTCGCGTTGCTCTAACGCTGACTGGCCTGCCGCCTACTCTCCAGGAGCTGGATACCTATTTGAGTGATTCGTCCTCCGACGCTTACCAGCGGATGGTCGATCGCTATTTGGATTCGCCACACTACGGCGAAGAGATGGCTCGACATTGGTTGGACGTTGCCCGCTACGGCGATACGCACGGCTTGCACTTGGACAACGTACGTCAAATCTGGGCTTATCGCGATTGGGTCGTACAGGCCTTCAACAGCAATCTGCCGTTTGATCAATTCACTATTCAACAGTTAGCAGGTGATCTGCTGCCAGAGCCTTCTCAAGGTCAGATGATTGCCAGTGGGTTTAATCGCTGCAACGTAACCACGGGTGAAGGTGGTGCCATCGATGACGAGTTTCGATTTCGGTACGCCGTCGATCGCGCAACGACCACGTTTCAGGCGTGGATGGGAATCACCGGTGGCTGCGCTGTCTGTCACGATCACAAGTATGATCCGATATCCATGCGAGATTTCTATTCTTTGTATGCGTTTTTTTACTCGATGTCAGATCCTCCCATGGACGGCAACATCGAGTTTACACCTCCCTACTTATCGCTGGCGACTGCCGAGCAAAAGGCGGAGCTGGAGCGGCTGCGTTTGGCGATCGAAGCGGCTGACAGCGAATTGCAACGACACGCCGCCGATGCAGCCAGCCAGTGGGAAAGCTGGCAAGCCGCGCGCGCCCAGGCGCCGGTGAGGCCTGTGTACGATGTATGGCTGGATGACAATTTGCCGTTGGGTTCCTCAGGCAGTAACACATCCCGCAATGCTGAACATTGGGTTTCCGCTGAGGAGCTAGCTCCGCCCTTGGGTAATCGCAGTCTGGTAATGTCGTATGGTGACTTACATGATCAGAAGATCAATGGTGGCCTGGTTCCGCGAGTCATACCTCAGAATCCGCTATTGGAATTTTGGATTCGCGTGGACGATCTGCATCCGCCACGGGCCGTGATGATTGAATTGGTCACCCAGCGCGGCTCGCGGCGCTACGCTATGGGGGATGTGTCCGCACTGGGGAAAGGGACGTTTAATGATGATAACAATGTACGGCTAAGCGACCTGCCGGCCTCGGGTCGCTGGACGCGCATTGAAGTCGGTGCTGAGCAACTGAATATCGAGCCGGGCACGACCATCCAGTCGATTACGTTGGCTCAGTTTGGTGGCATTGTATGGTGGGATGCCGTGGGCATTCGCGGCAGTGGACCAGCGGAGGACGATCCGCGCCACCAGTTGTCCGCCTGGCTAAACTTCGTAAAGGGCAAGGATGTTCCGGTTGTTCCAGGGCCTGTTGCAGAGGCCCTCAAGCGACCGCCCAAGAAAGCCGATCCACCGTCTGGTGACGGCAAACTTGTGGAGTCCGATGGCGACAGCCAAGGAATCGAATTTCAGATTCGCACGCAGTTCATCAAGCACATCGCCCGTGATGTTCCCAGCCACGTGGCTCGGGCTCGAGCCACGTGGCAGCGGCTGAACGAAGCTCGTCGATCGCTAGAAAGTGCCATCCCAGGCACCATCATCTCTGGCGAGTTGGCTGAGCCCCTGCAAGCGCACATTATGCTGCGTGGACAGTACAACCAACCTGGCGACCCGGTACAGCCAGGCACTCCAGGCTGTATGCCTCCGATGGGCGAGACGGCTCAGGCGCGACGGCTGACGCGACTGGATTTGGCACAATGGCTGATGCGCGACGATCACCCGCTGACAGCCCGCGTAACCGTCAATCGCTTTTGGCAACAGGTATTTGGGACTGGACTGGTCAGCACCTCCGACGATTTCGGGATGCAGGGCGCAGCACCTTCGCATCCGCAGTTGCTCGATTGGCTGGCTGCCGATTTTCGCGATAGCCATTGGGATGTCAAACGGCTGATGCGAACGCTGGTCCTGTCTGCGACCTTTCGACAATCGTCCAGCGCCGATGCGGTTCGCTGGCAACAAGACCCCGACAATCGCTGGTTGGCCCGTGGCCCGCGCGTGCGACTTGAGGCGGAGCAGATTCGCGATTTGTCGTTGGCGGCCAGTGGACTGATCAATTTGAAGCTGGGCGGACCGGGCTTTTTGACCTACCAGCCACCGAATATTTGGGAGCCGGTGGGATATGCCAACAGCAATACTCGCTATTACCTACGTGATCGCGGCAACGACATCTATCGCCGCAGCTTATACGCGTTTGTCAAACGCACCGCGCCACCACCATTCATGGCGAATTTCGATGCACCCAGCCGCGAAATGTTTTGTACCCGCCGGCAGCGCAGTAACACACCGCTACAGGCATTGCAACTCATGAACGATGTGCAGCATGTCGAGGCCGCTCGGCAACTGGCAACTCGCGTACTGCAGTATGCTGCGCCGCAGACCGCTGACCGGATCGACATGATGTTTCGCCTCGCACTGGCTCGATTTCCCGACGAGCGCGAGCAAGCTGAACTGGCACAGTTGTTGGCTGAGTTCGAACAGCGGTTTGCGGAGCACCCGCCACAGGCGGCTGAGTTGATTCACTTTGGACAAGCTGCTCCGCCTGAACATTTGCCGGCCACGCAATTGGCATCGTATACCCTGTTGGCCAATTTGATTTTTAATTTGGACGAGACGGTGACTCGCAATTGA
- a CDS encoding DUF1501 domain-containing protein: MDPRLEHQLWLTRRQFFAGSGLRLGAAALAAAGLRSRIGQAEQLPASAGRMNPPLPGLPHFAPRAKAVIYLHMNGGPSQLDTWDYKPGLDEQFDKDLPDSIRLGQRITTMTSGQKRLPVAPSKFKFTQHGQCGRWVSELLPYTAQCVDDIALVKSVHTNAINHDPACTFVMTGSEVPGKASLGSWLAYGLGSESNDLPAFVVLTPSWSSRAAAQALFTRMWSSGFLPTRFNGVALRSAGDPVLYLPNPPGVDSQHRRRMLDSLARLNQYRFEEIGDPEIQTRIAQYEMAFRMQHSVPELTNFADESAETLEMYGPDVNRPGSFAASTLLARRLIERGVRIVQLLHRGWDQHGDIAGDLPLQCRDVDQPSAALLRDLKQRGLLDSTLVVWGGEFGRTVYCQGGLSRENYGRDHHPRCFPIWLAGGGIKGGTEVGQTDDFSYNIAHRPVHVNDLNATILHCLGIDHERLNYSFQGLDQRLTGVEPTSPVNEILA; encoded by the coding sequence ATGGACCCAAGACTTGAACACCAGTTGTGGCTGACGCGCCGTCAGTTTTTTGCCGGTAGTGGCCTACGCTTAGGGGCAGCAGCGTTGGCGGCGGCTGGACTCCGGTCGCGTATCGGCCAGGCCGAACAACTGCCTGCGTCGGCAGGGCGCATGAATCCGCCACTGCCCGGATTACCTCACTTTGCGCCACGGGCGAAAGCGGTGATCTACCTACACATGAATGGCGGCCCCTCGCAACTGGACACTTGGGACTACAAACCGGGCTTGGACGAGCAATTCGACAAAGACCTGCCGGACTCCATCCGTTTGGGGCAGCGAATAACGACCATGACCAGCGGTCAGAAACGGCTGCCAGTGGCACCAAGCAAATTCAAGTTTACTCAACACGGACAGTGCGGTCGTTGGGTCAGCGAGTTATTGCCCTACACGGCACAGTGTGTGGATGATATCGCACTGGTCAAGTCAGTGCATACCAATGCCATCAATCACGATCCGGCGTGTACGTTCGTAATGACTGGTAGCGAGGTGCCGGGCAAAGCTAGTCTGGGCAGTTGGCTCGCCTATGGCCTGGGTAGCGAAAGTAACGATCTACCCGCCTTTGTGGTCTTGACGCCCAGCTGGTCTTCACGAGCGGCAGCTCAAGCTCTGTTTACGCGCATGTGGAGCAGCGGCTTTCTGCCTACGCGATTCAACGGTGTGGCGCTGCGTAGCGCTGGCGATCCCGTGTTGTATTTGCCTAATCCTCCGGGAGTGGATAGTCAGCATCGCCGCCGCATGTTGGATTCCTTGGCACGGCTGAACCAATACCGCTTCGAGGAGATTGGCGATCCAGAAATTCAGACGCGAATTGCGCAATATGAGATGGCTTTTCGGATGCAGCATAGCGTACCGGAGCTTACCAACTTCGCAGACGAATCGGCTGAAACACTAGAGATGTACGGGCCCGATGTGAACCGTCCGGGATCATTTGCAGCTAGCACGCTGCTGGCTCGGCGATTGATCGAACGCGGAGTGCGCATCGTCCAGCTCTTGCATCGCGGCTGGGATCAACACGGCGACATTGCCGGCGATCTACCACTACAATGTCGCGACGTGGATCAGCCATCAGCAGCTCTACTGCGAGACCTCAAACAACGCGGCTTGCTCGATTCAACCTTGGTAGTGTGGGGCGGTGAATTCGGTAGGACAGTTTACTGCCAAGGTGGCCTGAGCCGCGAGAATTATGGTCGCGACCATCACCCACGATGTTTTCCGATTTGGTTGGCCGGTGGTGGTATTAAAGGTGGCACGGAAGTTGGTCAGACCGATGACTTCAGCTACAACATCGCTCACCGACCCGTGCATGTGAACGATCTTAACGCCACCATCTTGCATTGTTTGGGAATCGACCATGAACGACTCAACTATTCTTTCCAAGGCTTAGATCAACGACTAACCGGCGTTGAACCCACTAGTCCCGTGAACGAGATTCTGGCATAG
- a CDS encoding NAD-dependent epimerase/dehydratase family protein: MAATQVLVTGYGGFLGAAICRQLLARGMAVRGLARGDYPELRGLGVQTLRGDVANPSDCAAACRGCDVVVHTAAKAGVWGRWEDYYQTNTAATQVLLGTAIEQGVHAFVYTSSPSVTFDGRHQSGADETEPYPQRWLCHYPQTKALAEQAVTAAAEQGKVMACSLRPHLIWGQGDPHLFPRVIQRAISGRLMRVGSGQNLIDVVHVDNAARAHLLAMDRLLDNDQRLNGQRLFITDGQPVACWEWISHILTTAGLPVPKRSISFRTAYRLGAIFEGVFRALRRTSEPPMTRFVAAQLALDHYFNIDQARTLLGYQPSIDRSAEFSRCADWLHSLAMRPV, translated from the coding sequence GTGGCTGCGACGCAAGTACTAGTAACAGGGTATGGCGGATTTTTGGGAGCTGCCATCTGCCGCCAATTGTTGGCACGAGGCATGGCGGTGCGCGGTCTGGCTCGTGGTGATTATCCCGAGCTTCGAGGGCTGGGGGTGCAGACTTTGCGTGGCGACGTTGCCAATCCCAGCGACTGCGCTGCCGCTTGCCGAGGCTGCGACGTGGTTGTACATACCGCAGCCAAGGCCGGGGTCTGGGGACGGTGGGAAGACTACTACCAAACCAATACAGCGGCTACACAAGTACTGCTTGGTACCGCAATCGAGCAGGGAGTTCACGCCTTTGTCTATACCAGCAGCCCCAGTGTCACATTCGATGGCCGTCATCAGTCCGGCGCTGACGAGACCGAGCCTTATCCACAACGGTGGTTATGTCACTATCCACAAACCAAGGCGCTGGCGGAACAGGCGGTCACGGCAGCGGCAGAGCAAGGCAAGGTGATGGCCTGTTCATTGCGACCGCATTTGATTTGGGGTCAAGGTGACCCGCATTTATTTCCACGAGTCATCCAGCGAGCCATCAGCGGACGGCTCATGCGCGTAGGTAGCGGGCAAAATCTGATCGATGTCGTGCACGTCGACAACGCGGCTCGCGCGCATCTGCTGGCCATGGATCGACTGCTAGACAACGATCAACGACTGAACGGTCAGCGTTTGTTCATCACCGACGGACAGCCTGTTGCTTGTTGGGAGTGGATTTCGCACATACTAACTACTGCCGGACTGCCCGTCCCTAAACGCAGCATTTCCTTTAGAACTGCCTATCGCTTGGGGGCGATATTCGAGGGAGTCTTTCGCGCGCTCCGGCGCACATCGGAGCCGCCCATGACCCGGTTTGTGGCAGCGCAATTGGCTTTGGATCATTACTTCAACATCGATCAAGCCCGCACGCTATTGGGCTATCAACCTAGCATCGATAGGTCAGCAGAGTTCTCGCGTTGCGCCGATTGGCTGCATAGCTTAGCCATGCGCCCAGTCTAA
- a CDS encoding fatty acid desaturase, which translates to MSHKNSRSRSQRRYHAVAGPAVQPVNEKDVSELLSGGSPTEASKSLKWTSGKAHTVQRNNVNWEAVIWLTAVHLGAIAAPWTFTWSALAVVFVMHWICGGIGICLGFHRLLTHASFNTQKWMRRTIATIGCLAGEGPPLQWVANHRLHHARSDQEGDPHSPHDGGWWSHVFWLAYRVGGRDASEFYRKWAPDLYQDRYIRSLNYLFLPLNIGLSLVVMAAGYAVGGWSLAVSWLVWGVAVRMVFVLHSTWLVNSASHMWGYRNYQTRDDSRNNWWVALLTYGEGWHNNHHAHPRMAKHGHRWWEFDVTFLTIRLMKLLGTAWDVVDYRNRGERA; encoded by the coding sequence ATGTCTCACAAAAATAGCCGCAGTCGCTCACAACGTCGCTATCACGCTGTCGCCGGCCCAGCCGTCCAGCCCGTCAATGAAAAAGATGTGTCCGAACTACTCTCAGGCGGTTCGCCGACTGAGGCTTCGAAGTCGCTCAAGTGGACATCAGGCAAAGCCCACACAGTGCAGCGGAACAACGTGAATTGGGAAGCGGTTATTTGGCTAACGGCTGTGCATTTGGGCGCAATCGCAGCGCCTTGGACGTTCACTTGGTCGGCATTAGCCGTAGTCTTTGTCATGCACTGGATTTGTGGCGGCATTGGAATTTGTTTGGGGTTCCATCGCTTGCTGACTCATGCCAGCTTCAATACCCAAAAGTGGATGCGTCGTACGATCGCCACAATTGGTTGTTTGGCCGGTGAAGGCCCACCCTTGCAATGGGTAGCCAATCACCGACTGCATCATGCTCGTAGCGATCAAGAAGGCGATCCGCACTCACCACACGATGGTGGTTGGTGGAGTCACGTGTTTTGGCTTGCCTATCGCGTAGGTGGACGAGATGCAAGCGAGTTCTATCGCAAGTGGGCTCCAGACCTGTACCAGGACCGCTATATTCGCTCACTGAACTATCTGTTTTTACCGCTAAACATTGGGCTGTCGCTGGTTGTCATGGCTGCCGGTTATGCGGTGGGCGGCTGGTCTCTGGCTGTCAGTTGGTTGGTTTGGGGTGTTGCCGTGCGCATGGTGTTTGTGCTGCATTCGACTTGGTTGGTCAACAGCGCCAGCCACATGTGGGGCTATCGCAACTACCAAACTCGTGATGACAGTCGCAATAACTGGTGGGTAGCTCTGTTGACATACGGCGAGGGCTGGCACAACAACCACCATGCACACCCGCGCATGGCTAAACACGGCCACCGCTGGTGGGAATTTGATGTCACGTTTCTGACAATTCGTCTCATGAAATTGCTCGGCACCGCCTGGGATGTTGTCGATTATCGCAATCGCGGCGAGCGGGCGTAG
- a CDS encoding DUF2088 domain-containing protein: MEPSAVELLPLRFGSQHWEIHGQRVASIQRNATPVSDLADAVDQALSQPLDFPALDQAVVSGDTVALAVDPATSASSAVIPQIARWLIEHGTEPQNLSIVLSADDSRKDAIQEGLDRLGLSGVDLHPHDPDDPQSISYVAANDAAEAIYVQRRLVDADVVIPISCARSMRTIDYLGAFGIYPLFSNRQTLGHFLNYEALSQPAQRMRLQQQADQAAWWLGILCGIQVIPAANDSVATLLCGSPAALESAAQTTLARLESAHAEATSSELVIAVVDGCQQDWPHAARALHNAAQRCSVGGSIVLCTDLRQKPGAALQRLSAGQSDPQQILSRLARDNANDALAASIVCDMARDHHVYLVSRLPRHAIENIGLAHLEQPSQLNHLIQQHERCLVIYSAQHP, translated from the coding sequence ATGGAACCTTCAGCGGTAGAACTTTTGCCTCTCCGATTTGGATCGCAGCACTGGGAAATTCACGGCCAGCGGGTTGCTAGCATTCAGCGAAATGCCACTCCTGTGAGCGACCTGGCGGATGCCGTGGATCAGGCGTTATCGCAGCCGCTCGATTTTCCGGCGCTCGACCAAGCAGTTGTCTCGGGCGACACAGTAGCTCTAGCCGTCGATCCGGCCACGTCGGCTTCATCTGCCGTCATTCCTCAGATCGCGCGTTGGTTGATTGAGCACGGTACTGAGCCTCAGAATCTTTCGATCGTTCTGTCCGCAGACGATAGCCGAAAGGATGCGATACAAGAAGGCTTGGACAGGCTGGGATTGTCTGGTGTGGATTTGCATCCGCATGACCCCGACGATCCGCAGAGCATCAGCTATGTAGCCGCCAATGACGCAGCCGAAGCCATCTACGTTCAGCGCAGATTAGTAGACGCCGATGTGGTCATCCCGATCAGTTGCGCCCGGTCGATGCGGACCATCGACTATCTGGGAGCCTTTGGAATCTACCCATTGTTCTCCAATCGTCAGACATTGGGACATTTCTTGAATTACGAAGCTCTATCGCAGCCAGCGCAACGAATGCGGTTACAACAGCAAGCCGACCAGGCCGCTTGGTGGCTAGGCATCCTGTGTGGCATTCAAGTCATCCCCGCCGCTAACGACAGTGTGGCCACCTTGCTGTGTGGCAGCCCGGCAGCGCTTGAATCTGCTGCACAAACGACCTTAGCCCGCCTGGAGAGTGCTCATGCAGAAGCGACCAGCAGTGAACTGGTTATTGCCGTTGTTGACGGTTGCCAACAAGATTGGCCGCATGCGGCCCGCGCGCTGCACAATGCAGCCCAAAGGTGCTCAGTCGGGGGCTCGATTGTGCTATGTACCGACTTGCGGCAGAAGCCAGGCGCGGCTCTGCAACGCTTGAGTGCCGGACAATCCGATCCACAGCAGATACTGAGCAGGTTAGCCCGCGACAATGCCAACGACGCCTTGGCCGCTAGCATCGTATGTGACATGGCTCGCGATCACCATGTCTATCTAGTATCCCGATTACCTCGTCACGCCATTGAAAACATCGGGCTGGCGCATTTAGAACAGCCGAGCCAATTAAACCACCTGATCCAACAACACGAGCGCTGTCTGGTCATCTATTCAGCCCAGCATCCCTAA